CGTAGTTCTTCACATAAATGGAAAAAGTGGTCAATAGCTGTACGCGCAGTAAAAATTACCGCCGAATAGTCCAGAATAGAAATTCTCTGCTGTCTGAACTCTTTGGAAGAAAGAGCTTCAACTTTGATAAAAGGACGGAAGTCGATCTCGACCCCATATTTCTCTGCAATGTCGAAATACGGTGACTTCTCGGATGCAGGCTTCGGTTGTGATACCAGCAACTTTTTGATGTTCAATGCCATAGAGTACTCGTCTCAATAAAGTTATACAAAAAAATCATACCTTCGTACAAAAATATGAGGGGTAAGATTTCTTGGGTGCAAAGGTACAAACTAATATACAAAAGTCCGATATTATTCTTGTGAAATATACGTATTGTCTTATAAATTATTACAAAACGGCACAAAAAATAGAAAATACAAAACATTATCACGGGAGCCAATGTTTTACTTCCTACGAACATCAACCAAACGACCGGAATATATAACAAAATGCCCCACGCTCCCATAATGGCATTATAATTTTTCTTCCAGAACTTGTACTTCTCAGGCACTGCAAAAACGAATCCCAACAGATAATAACTCAGTTGTTTGAACTGATAGAACAGGAACAGCACACCCAAAATGGCCGTAATTGCCAGCAAAACCTCTTTCCCGTCCACGTAACTGACCATTTCCCTTGTCCGGGCTATCGAAAACAAGGCGATACTACAAAGTAACAACGCCTGGAATGTCATGAAATTACGAAAGAAAGAACCACGCTTCCCGGCCGTTTCATCAAACAGGTTCTGCCGTTCTTTCAGATATACCACATCTTTCATCATCTTTACAAAATGCTGAAAATTAGACCGGAATATTATGGCAAAGGCAATCAACAAGGATAGCAGCAGCGTGAATATGACATCATCCACCAGCTGTCCGTCCCACAAACGAATGCCTACATATCCTTCAAACAGATCCATCTACTTTTTATTTCGCGCAAAGGTAGGGATAAAATCAATACTTCTAAAATAAAATATCCCGACCATCACTTGAATGACCGGGACATTTACATATATAAAGAACTGTATTATAATGCTTCTTTTATAATTTCACCGACTGTCGGATGCGGGAATACGATCGACTTCAATTCCTCAGCCGTCATACCTTTTTCAATGGCGATACCTGCAATAACGATCAGCTCGGAAGCCGGATTACCCAGCAGGTACGCTCCTATCACTGTCTCGTCTTCCGACAGGATCAGTTTACATACACCGTTACCCTGCTCATTTTCCGCCACAAAACGACCGGAGAAAGCCATCGGCAGTTTCTTTACGGTATAAGGGATTCCGTCCGCCTGCAATTCCTCTTCCGTCTTACCTACGCCGGCTATTTCAGGATTGGTATAGACTACACCCGGAATTGCTTTATAGCTCATACCGGCTCCCGCCTTGCCCAGGATATGTTTAATCGCCACTTCCGCCTCACTGACTGCCGTATGAGCCAGCAGGGAGAATGCCGTGATATCGCCACAGGCATAGACATTCGGAAGAGATGTCTGCATATATTCATTGACTTTTATGCCATTGCGGAAAGGTTCAAGCGATAAAGTCTCCAGTCCGAACCCTTTCGTCACCGGCCGGCGGCCTACACTCAGCAAGACCTTTTCACCCTTGATCACAAAACTTTCTCCATCTTTCTCAACAGTCACTTCACCTTCGTGGACAGCCGTCACTTTATGGCTCAGATAAAATTGAATGCCTCTCTTGGCATATTCAGCCTGAAGCATTTCAGAAAGCTCCTTATCCATCGGACCTAGTATCTTATCCAGCATTTCGACTACATGAACTTCGGTTCCCATGCTATTAAAGAAAGAGGCAAACTCCATACCGATCACACCGCCTCCGATGATAACTAGAGAAGCAGGAAGCTCTTTTGTTTGCAGGGCTTCACGGCTGGTCCAGTAATCGGTTTCCGCCAGACCGGGGATAGGAGGAATAACCGTTTCCGATCCCGTACACAACAGCAGGTTTGCTGCTTCATACGTTTCTTCACCACAGGCGATAGAGATTGTACCGTCAGCTGCACGTCCTTTTATCTCCGCTTCCCCAACAACAACTACGACACCATGTTCCGTCATCTTCATACGGATACCGGCGGTCAGTTTCTTTACAACCTTATTTTTACGGGCAATAATCTTAGGGAAGTCGAAAGTCGGATTCTCTGCCTTAACAGCATATTTCTGTGCATGTTTTATGGTATCATACACTTTAGCCGAATAAAGAAGTGTTTTCGTAGGGACACAGCCTTCATTGAGACAGACACCGCCTAACGCGTTCTTTTCAAACAACACAGTGGACAGTCCACTCGCTGCCGCTTTTTCAGCAGCCGTATAACCGGCAGGTCCCCCGCCAATTATAGCAACATCGTATTTCATGTTATCAGATTTAATTAAGTTTTATATTTGGATTCCTTCATTGCGCCTGATCTCGATATCCGGATTGAACTTCTTCAGTAACTTTACAAACTCTTTTTCGTTCTGCGGAGATATCAGCATCCACATTTTGCCTTCTTTCCAGATCACAATCCGATCCAAGGATAAAGAATAGCTAAAAACGGGGAGAATAGACGGTTGTAACGCCTCTATATCGGCTATGGCGATTTTCTTTTTAGGAAAGAAACCACAACGGAGCAACAACATACCGTCTGCTGTAACCACATAGTACGTATTGAAAAACACATGCAAGGTCAATGCACTGGCAACCAATGTAGTAACAATTGCCACCACATTCTGATGCAGCAGGGATACGACGCACAAAACTGCCAACACAATGATCAACAGGTGGTACCACCACCCGATCTTAGATTTAAAGACTCTATCCATTTCACGAATTTTCGCGCAAGATAGTCATTTCTTCATTTACTTGTTGTAAAGCGGCCACAAAACCTTCGGTATCGACCGGGTGTACCGTGTTGGTGTACTCCTTGTCTTTATAGGGCTTCGCATAATAGATCACTACACTACCCGACTGCTTGACAAAAAGCTTTTCCATATCTTTTATCGGGATCGCCACAAAATTACCTTGTGTCAGATAGCCTTTATCTATCTTATAAGGATATAATGCAGGAACAATAAGAACAAGGATCAGAATATAAGCTGCCGGCTGCCGTATCTCATTCAAATACAGTAATCCAAAAAGGATAAGCATACTAACCGCTATCGCGACATGTTTTGGAGTCACTATTCTCTTTCTAAACGTCTGCTTTTCCATAACCTTACCTATTAAAGTTAGTAATAAGCAATATTACAAAATTCTACCCACATTTAAAAGCTTATTGGGATATATATTCTCTACAATCCCGAAGAACCCGTAAAACTCGTTTTAAACGAGGCAAATTTTGTTTTAAACAAGATTTTTCTCGTTTTAAACGAACTGGAGACTCGTTTTAAACGAATTTGAGGTCCGTTTAAAACGAGAAAATACGCTGTCAAGAAAAGACTACCGCTTTTTAAAGTACAGCTGTAAAGACAAATTGCTCTATAATAGTATTATAGTTCATATTAATCAATGATAATAACTTTAATATTCTATCTTTGGAATATAAACAGATCTGTAAGACTGATGTAAGCCTAAAATCGTACGTAACACCGTTCCTTTTTTATCCGTAAAGACCACAGTGCTCGTTTGTGTCGAGCCGAACATCAGTAAGTTTTCGTTCAATATCTGGACATTGCTCATATACGGGGAACTGTATTCCGGCAAGGTCACTTCCATAGTAACATCTGCTTTCCGGGATTTTTCATCGACAGCATAGATCAATGCACGGGAAAGATGTGAGCTGATGCCATTATCAAAAACCAGCACCTCGTCCGGTTTCAAAGGTTCCACACAGTGCATGCCATTGGCATATCCCATTTCAGGCATATCCACATTCCCGTCTTTACCCACCCGGTACAAGACCTTTCCTGTCGATCTTTCTATCTTCCACAACTCGCTTCTCCAGTTGAAAGACATATAAATATTCCCTTCCGAGTCAAAGTTAACGGAATTGGCATGCAACCAGTCGTCTTTATACCAGATCGGATTTTCCAATACGCTGGTGACCGGCACCATCTCCATAATATTAGGATCGTCTGCCGGGTCTAACTCGCCGAAACAATCCCATTCCTCCAGCTTGTTACCTTCCATATCAAAGATGGTATAACCGTCTCCCCATACAGTTTCCTCCTTACCTCCTCCACGTTCGGTAAGGTCGAATGTCTTAGGTGTATAATTGACCAATATCAGGTTCCCGTCCGGCATGCGGCGAATATCATGGTGGGCATAGAACTTATCGAATACCTTATCCAGTAATTTCTTGCCCGTCAGATCCATGACGACCATCTCATTCCCTGTATAATCCTTTTCGGCATAAGCACCGATGATGCAACAGATCGTATTTGTCTTTTCATCGAAATTCGCCACACGTACAGCTTTCTCCATATTCTGATACCATACCACATTCCCTTCGGTATCGACCATCGTAATATACCCGGGCCGGTCTGTCTTCATCAACAGAATATATCCGGGAAGGCTTTCTTCCAATTTATTAATCGGCATCGAATAGACGGGGACACCTGCAGGCAACGAGGCTGTCGTAAATTTATACTCATCGGAAACAGTCGACGCACTGCCTGTAGAGGCCTGTACCTTAAATGTATATTGAGTTTCCGGCTCCAGCAAGACCAATGTCGAAGTTGCAGAACCGTCAGACTCTGCCAAAACGGTCTTCTTTTTCGATGTTTCGTCGTCGTTCTTCCAATATTCGATCTGATAGTTTACTCCCTGTTTAAATTCTATATTGACATCCATCCTCAATACATTATCCGATTGAGGAGAAACCTGTATCGACCGGATCAATTCTGTCGGAGCCACTTCTCCTTCCGGTTCATCACTACACGCTACGAAAGCGAGCAATAACATCATACACAAATACTTCGTAAAATTCATACTATTAAATTTATTGATTAACGAATGGCTATTTCATCCAGCATGGTCCATACATCGCTTTTGGCATCCCGATGCCACATAGGACAGACCGGCACTACTTTAACCTTAACTTTTATATAACGGGCCTCACAAGGTGCGAACCTTACTCCGAACACTTTTGTTTTATAATTCTTCTTCCGGTCCATCTCATTCTCCGTCCGTCCGACCGGCTTATACGTCCGGTTGTCGGAAGAAACAGATACCTCCATGCCTTCCGGAAGAAACAGGCGGTCAAGAATAGATTGAATGAAACGGGCGTCTACTTCCGAAACGGTTTCGTTCTTTTCCAGATCGACCGTTATTTCAAAATCATCATGTTTAAAACCCAGCCAGTTCTCATCGTAATTCCTCCCCCCCAGCATGCCGTCCGTCAGTGAAAGGGCTCCCTTCGCACGGTATTGGGTAAGCGGCAGGTTTACTGTTACCGGTTTACCCAGCGCCTTGTTTCCTTTCGCCAAAAATTTCAGATATTGTTGGGGAATATCCGTCATTTCCTCTTTATATTCATCGACAGGCGTCATCCATTCACACAGACGGCGCGTGTGGTTCTCTTTACAGCAAACGATAAAATGATCCAATTTATGAAGGAACTCTCCGTTTACAGACAAGTTTCCATCTTCTCCCTCTACAAGGAATCCATGTTTGCCGACAGGCATCAGGTTTGCTTGTTCCAACTCGGTAAAAATAACAGGCAGACGGGCAAACTGCACACGGGCAGTCAATTCTTTATCCCCTGAAACTGCAGCTTCCGCCCTGTCAAAACACTTGTTATAAGCATCCAGATTTTCCGGAGACAAATAACCGTTGATGGGTGTCAGGGCATTTCCGAAAATACTCAATTCTTCTCCGCTTTTCTCCAGATTATCGTGCAACAGGGTCATATACTCTTTGATATATTGACCGGCTTTGCCGTAATACCCGGTGAGGAAGTCGTCTATCACGGCATCCAGATCACAGTCCGGGTTCCACAACAGTTTAGCAGCGACATACGCCCGCAGGTAACACATCTCTCCCGCCGGTTCCGGATTTCCCTGCGAGAAAACGGAGGTCACATGGTTGCCCGCGAAATATTGCATATTAGGCTGCAACGTTCTGAAATTAGGAAAAGGAGTGTATAAGTTACTGAATTGAACGATATAATCCCATAGCAGGATATTCCGGGAAATCTTCGCCCAGTCGTCCATGTCTTTCCTGAAACCGGCACTCAATGTGTCCTGCGGTATAGGCTTGCTGCGGTTACATTCGATATTACAAAACATAATATTCACATTAGCTGCCGGTTTTGCCAGTTTAGGCGCCTTGCGGGTAAACTGATATGCCAAAGTCGAGATTATCTTATCCGGATAACGTCCCGCCACTTTATTGATGAACCGAATCAGTAAACCGGAAGGACTTTCCTCCTCTTCATAGGCCTTTTGGCAAGCATCGCATTTACAGTAATTGTAATTGTCATTCTGGCTCACTG
This is a stretch of genomic DNA from Parabacteroides chongii. It encodes these proteins:
- a CDS encoding DUF4271 domain-containing protein is translated as MDLFEGYVGIRLWDGQLVDDVIFTLLLSLLIAFAIIFRSNFQHFVKMMKDVVYLKERQNLFDETAGKRGSFFRNFMTFQALLLCSIALFSIARTREMVSYVDGKEVLLAITAILGVLFLFYQFKQLSYYLLGFVFAVPEKYKFWKKNYNAIMGAWGILLYIPVVWLMFVGSKTLAPVIMFCIFYFLCRFVIIYKTIRIFHKNNIGLLYISLYLCTQEILPLIFLYEGMIFLYNFIETSTLWH
- the lpdA gene encoding dihydrolipoyl dehydrogenase — translated: MKYDVAIIGGGPAGYTAAEKAAASGLSTVLFEKNALGGVCLNEGCVPTKTLLYSAKVYDTIKHAQKYAVKAENPTFDFPKIIARKNKVVKKLTAGIRMKMTEHGVVVVVGEAEIKGRAADGTISIACGEETYEAANLLLCTGSETVIPPIPGLAETDYWTSREALQTKELPASLVIIGGGVIGMEFASFFNSMGTEVHVVEMLDKILGPMDKELSEMLQAEYAKRGIQFYLSHKVTAVHEGEVTVEKDGESFVIKGEKVLLSVGRRPVTKGFGLETLSLEPFRNGIKVNEYMQTSLPNVYACGDITAFSLLAHTAVSEAEVAIKHILGKAGAGMSYKAIPGVVYTNPEIAGVGKTEEELQADGIPYTVKKLPMAFSGRFVAENEQGNGVCKLILSEDETVIGAYLLGNPASELIVIAGIAIEKGMTAEELKSIVFPHPTVGEIIKEAL
- a CDS encoding PH domain-containing protein encodes the protein MDRVFKSKIGWWYHLLIIVLAVLCVVSLLHQNVVAIVTTLVASALTLHVFFNTYYVVTADGMLLLRCGFFPKKKIAIADIEALQPSILPVFSYSLSLDRIVIWKEGKMWMLISPQNEKEFVKLLKKFNPDIEIRRNEGIQI
- a CDS encoding aryl-sulfate sulfotransferase, coding for MNFTKYLCMMLLLAFVACSDEPEGEVAPTELIRSIQVSPQSDNVLRMDVNIEFKQGVNYQIEYWKNDDETSKKKTVLAESDGSATSTLVLLEPETQYTFKVQASTGSASTVSDEYKFTTASLPAGVPVYSMPINKLEESLPGYILLMKTDRPGYITMVDTEGNVVWYQNMEKAVRVANFDEKTNTICCIIGAYAEKDYTGNEMVVMDLTGKKLLDKVFDKFYAHHDIRRMPDGNLILVNYTPKTFDLTERGGGKEETVWGDGYTIFDMEGNKLEEWDCFGELDPADDPNIMEMVPVTSVLENPIWYKDDWLHANSVNFDSEGNIYMSFNWRSELWKIERSTGKVLYRVGKDGNVDMPEMGYANGMHCVEPLKPDEVLVFDNGISSHLSRALIYAVDEKSRKADVTMEVTLPEYSSPYMSNVQILNENLLMFGSTQTSTVVFTDKKGTVLRTILGLHQSYRSVYIPKIEY
- a CDS encoding DUF4838 domain-containing protein; this encodes MRNIVTILIVILYTMGLGACSHDLELISAGKSDYVIVIPQSPTMTEQRAAKELNEYLDKMAGVMLPVVEDNAAPAECEISIGNTNRIIPLAISSDKLEQDGFYIKTNGRKLYIMGGNSYGTLYGVYELLEKYLGCRKYTPTVEVVPQRTTVTLPVDIDDWQVPAITSRNMLYVCANDNAFFDWLRLTQTPTSWVDRGKWGLWVHTFGTLVPPEKYFNRHPEYFAMNEKGERVPSQLCLSNPELLDVLCKELDFCMSEKPEALYWSVSQNDNYNYCKCDACQKAYEEEESPSGLLIRFINKVAGRYPDKIISTLAYQFTRKAPKLAKPAANVNIMFCNIECNRSKPIPQDTLSAGFRKDMDDWAKISRNILLWDYIVQFSNLYTPFPNFRTLQPNMQYFAGNHVTSVFSQGNPEPAGEMCYLRAYVAAKLLWNPDCDLDAVIDDFLTGYYGKAGQYIKEYMTLLHDNLEKSGEELSIFGNALTPINGYLSPENLDAYNKCFDRAEAAVSGDKELTARVQFARLPVIFTELEQANLMPVGKHGFLVEGEDGNLSVNGEFLHKLDHFIVCCKENHTRRLCEWMTPVDEYKEEMTDIPQQYLKFLAKGNKALGKPVTVNLPLTQYRAKGALSLTDGMLGGRNYDENWLGFKHDDFEITVDLEKNETVSEVDARFIQSILDRLFLPEGMEVSVSSDNRTYKPVGRTENEMDRKKNYKTKVFGVRFAPCEARYIKVKVKVVPVCPMWHRDAKSDVWTMLDEIAIR